DNA sequence from the Alosa alosa isolate M-15738 ecotype Scorff River chromosome 2, AALO_Geno_1.1, whole genome shotgun sequence genome:
tgactGAAAATGAAACTGCCACATGGCGAAAGGTTGAaggacaatgtggtagaaatatTGAATCaaaaaagaagcattttcatcttttttaaaaaaaaaaaaaaaatggaatagcatgtccaaaattattcataccctttttaaataatcagtggaaacatctgtatttgcattcacagctctcaaaagtGTTAATATCTACCATGCCTCTCCATgcctccacaatgattctagaccgcACCTTTTTGGCAGCAATCTGGgatttgaggcaggaacgattctttgccatcactctggccttgtgctcccttttttgacggattgaggccTGGATTCTGGCTAGGTTGccctaaaatgttgatattgttctcagtTAACCATTTATTGCCATGtctggctgtatgttttggatcattgtgtagtttaatggtccaatgtcATCTTTTGGGGTAGGTCTCTCAGCACACTGCATGCCTGATCCTTTCCCCCAGAATTTCATGTAGCCCCTtattttagtgttaccgtttactttgagaatgTCACcaggttaaaaaaacaacattaaatcaatattttgggttgaataattttgttcttaactgtacttCAAACAGGCAAAAAGCAAGGCAGTCAACTGAACCTATTGATTTATCACGGCAATTATGACGGTATGCTGCCAAAATCAATATAGAgataggtcaaaggtcaggagGCTAAACTGATCATTAATGCTATTTTTGTGCAGGCACCACAAGACACAGAAGACACAATAACAGTTTAAAAGCTCAGCATCTAAACCAGACAGTGGCATTCTCCTAAAGTAATGGACAAAATAACAGAATTCAGCACAGTGCATGTCTTCAGTTGTCAGCGATATAAATTCTGTACATGAACATAAATTCTATGTTATGTTAGACAGAGCactttgattttcttcatagcACCAGACCTGGATTAGGCTTCTAGTTATCATAGACAAAACACAAATGacaaggaacacacacattaagtaaCAGAGTACCAAATTTATGGGAGCCACTACCACCCAATACATAGTGATACTGATTCTGTGGTAATGCAACCAAACTGTTAATGCAACGTAAAGAAACACATCCATTCGAGGAGCCCACAATACACACCCGTACACTGGCTGAGATGGGGATGGCCTCTCACCTTGGGAGTGGCATGAGGATCAATGTCTGTTGCTTGGCAGCCGCGCTTGGTGTTGACACGTTTGCGGCGCTTGCGGAGGACTACGTAGATCTGCACATACACCAGCAACGTGATGATGAACGGGACGTAGAAGGACATGATGGAGGAGTAGACCACAAACGCCGGGTTGGCGATCTCACACACCGCGCCATCTCGAGTCGCTGCAAGACAATATACACGAGTTGCACAACTCTGTTAAACAACTCTGTTCCCATCCATATACTGGAGACAGATGGCTGAATATAAAAAAGGTGAAAGGACCTTAAAGGAGCATAATGTAGTTCCTTCACCTTCAAATAATGACTGAAGTGCACTCTCATTTTGATGCTACACTGACAATACAGACAATGGAGTTTCTGCCAGGAACGCCTGGTACTGCACTATACTATTTAATGTTGTTGTGGTGGGTAGGAGCACAACACTCTTTGTCAGTTTTAAACTAATTGGTCAACCCCTTAGTGCTAAATTGGTACCCACTATGTTGATGTAAATTGACAAAAAGGGGAATTTCTGCATTGTGCTACTTTAAATGTTCTTTGAGATTCCTTGTTGTCGATTACCTGTATTATTTAACCCAAACAATAGGGGGCAGGATATGGCAAAGGACAGGACCCAAACCACAGAGATCATCAGCGTGACTCGTCTTCTGGAGCTGTATTTTGTGTTGTACAGCATTGGCATGGCAACAGCGGTATACCTGCAGGTGTAACATCAAATGCATTTAACGACTCTAGGCAAACTATGGCTAAAAATAGTGATGAGCCTGTGAAAAACTGATTAATTTTCACACTGCTTTGCTCATATAATTTACACTGTGCTGAATCTATGAGCTAAGTGTCCAAATTGATTATGAAAAGGGCATGGACATCAATATCTGCTTCATATTCTGCACTGTAAACAGCTGGATGTGTGACACTGCTTGATGACTGAGCGATGATTATGGAATTATCAATAACACATtattgcctattttgagttcataacCAAACCATCATGGATCCTTCTCTCCACCATATTGCTCATTAAAAGGGCCACGTTGAACACTAATGCACCACAGCCTCTCTAAGACcacagaacatttttaatttcatattgattttattttcCTGCGGAGGATTACCTGTCAATGCTAATAGCGCAGAGATTAAGGATGCTGGCAGTGCACATCATGACGTCCAGAGTGACAAAGATGTCACAGTGGACCTTACTGAACCTCCATTCTCCCACCACCTAGAACATGAAGACACACAAAAACGAAGAGACCACGTTTAGAGCCAGAACAAGTAATGTTGTTTGTTAGAGTACAGAGGTCAGAACAAGTGCATCCACCTGCAGAATGGAATGTTAAGGTAGCTTGCTTCCCTATTGGCCAGCATTGTCCTGACTGAGAATGATTTTCCCAATGCCTTAAGGTACAGTATAAGACCTGGAACTTTCACAAAGTTATGAAAACAATACTTGCATGATTCCACAAATAGAGGACATGTTTAGTGCCAAAACAGGACTGGCATAATTAAGGTAGCTTGCCAGCATGATGCCTTAAAGTATGAGACTCGAAACTTTAACAAGCTATGAAAACAATTTGCACATGCTTCTACAAATAGAGTCCATGTTTAGTGCCAAAACAGGACTGGTGATATTAACGTATAGATTTGAACAAATGCACAGTAGCCTATACCAAACAAAAGGGGATCTGGTCGtaatgtatagaccctttcaacaataaaaacaaaaacaatgcttgaacattctatttggttcccaatctacttcctctgcattaagataacatatggaatgtcaaaaaggaagtcttgtggggccaactatgatggcCCTTTAAAAGTATGAAAGACATGGGGCGACACTTTAACAACAATTCTTCCTAGTATGCACATCCATGATCGAAAGCTCAGCACAAAATCACAATGTATGAAAACAATTTTTCTATCACGCTGATACGAGCAAGTTGGCAAGCTAATCTTTTCTGATCTGACGCTAGCGTGTAATAACCCTATGAATTACTGACAAGCTAGCATAACATGCACCGCATGTGCCTCCTGTAGTTCCACCAGGCGTGTGGCATTGCACTGGCATCATAACTCACTGGTGTGCAAACAGCCAAATCCACAAAGCCTTAAATAACTTATACAACCTCCACAGGGATAGATGGCTAAAAATTGTGGGGACAGAATGGTGTCATCCCATTGAGAAGCATCTTACATTTATTTGAATCACAAGCAAAGTGGTAAGTAATTTAATCTGTTGCCTAGAATTTACAATGTAATCATAGCACATGTCAGCAAACAACCGGTTTCATCTacaggcctacaacatgctatTTGAATAATTCCAGGGCCTTATGAAACTGTCACCAACACTGGATGCAATTACCTTGAATCAGTTGTACTACTAGTATTTGGTATCTTAGTTACACTGAACAAGATTACATCAGCATTTCCATTTAATGTGTAAGGATGCACAAAAGCCATAAATCACTTGGGAACGACATCTAAGCTGTACAAGCTCAATTAATTCTGTTCAAATTATGATGTCGGGGTTTACAACATCATCTTCCAGccagttcagttcagatatGTTTTTTATTGCAGTCGTAAAGAAACGGAGGGAGCCAGCTTCGTAAAGTTGACTCCGTGTTCCAACACTGAGCGAGCAAGCTTACCTCCAGATAGACCACCCAGGGCATGACCAGTGTGGCCACCAGGAGATCGGCCACGGCCAGACTCACTATCAGGTAGTTGGTGGTGGTCTGCAGGGCTTTTTCTTTGGAGACGGCCATACACACCAGCACGTTGCCGAAGACGATGACGAAGATAAGCAGCGTGAGAAGCATGGCATAGTAGTTGTATGGATGCTTGGGCTGGCAGGCCGTGCCGTTGACCGTCCCATTGTCATAGTACGTGTCATTGTAGGCATACTCTGTGAGGAAATCCATGAGCTGTAGCCAGACAGAGAACCTGGAGAAGAGCAAGAACCAGAACAAGATAACTCTTCAACTTATACATATAAAACCTGGAGAAGAGATCcactgaccacgtggtgcagggacaacaacctcctgctgaacgtcagcaagaccaaagagattgttgtttacttccggagaggtcacacccaacacctgccactgaccatcgacggtgctgtggtggagagagcgagcagcaccaaattcctggggtgcacatcagtgaagacctctcctgaccaccaacactgcatcactggcgaagagagctcagcgccgcctgtacttcctctgaaactcaggcgagcaagtgctccaccagccatcatgaccacattctaccgaggcaccattgagagcatcctctccagctgtatcgctgtgtggggcggaagctgcactgaatacaacaggaaagccctgcagcatatagtgaacacagctggaaggattattggtgcttcaccccctcccgaaggacatttacaccacccacctcacccgcaggcttaccaaaattgtggagtgatgcaagtcaccctgctcacaatctgtttgatctactgccctctgggaagaggtacagaagcctgtgctcccgcactaccagactcaccaacagcttcatacaccaagctgtaaggatgctgaactctctcccccctccaccctcagctccataacatcctggacattggacccacaatggccgcctgcactactccacttgcacacttgtacactttacaacttgttgttgttgtcctgaaaacacaacacttctgctgctcttacataacttgcaccactatgccactttctttcttacttaggtcaaacagaactacccaagccttttattggcctgactttgcactagtattttattgactgtctatgcacaatttcaaccaaattttgctgctcttattttttcattattatgtttacttgaatgttatgtttgtctgtggacttaaattggtaaaatatgtcttgtcttcaccgtgggatagtgagaaacgtaatttcgatctctttgtatgtctggaacatgtgaagaaattgacaataaagctgactttttgactttgactttgactttgagaagaGATAAAGTAGCATATGATATGGGACCACAACAAGAAAGCTATTTAACTTATAcatataaaatacaaataaaaaaacatcaatGGCCTTGTACAGCCATGGTGGAAGACTGGTATTTCAACCaatgtgttttctttctttcagacAATCTGTGGCTGTTTTGCTCCATACATCATTGACTGAACATGGGCCACATTTCAGCTCAGCATCCTCACTGATAAACTAGTCATCTCACAACTAAATTGAACTACATTTGGCCAGGTAATTTCCATTTGAATTTCAAAAGTGTGTATCGAGCATttaaattgatttatttatgaGGAAGACATGCTTGCTTCCCTATTGACCAGCATTGTCCTGAGAATCATTTCCCCAATGCCTAACGGTATGAGACCCGAACTCTTAACAAGCAACGAACACAAATCTCACATGCTTTCACAAACTCCATCTGTTTTTATTGTACCATTAAAAGTCAGACTCTGTAGGCAGCCACCCCCGAGACTGTAATATCCCCATCTTTTTTAAACACAATACAATGGAGACATTATAGTGCCAGAAAGTCTGTTCTTATTTCGTGGTGACCTTTACATGGCATTTTGCAGAGGTGCAAGTGATTAAGTTAAGAGCTTTTCATCTCAAGGCCAGATGAGGTGAGGCAAGAGATTTGGACACACAAGTTAACCCACCTGCATGTGCTAACAACCAACCCTTAACATTTACCAACAAGCCATGAGTAAATGAGTAAGACTTGAGATAGACATTTCCTGGTGTACTCATTCGTAAGGAACTTAATTCTCACATGTGTTTTCAATAGAAATCTCCATTGAAGTCATTTAGTCTAGTAAGTGCAATCCATGTTTGGGAAAGCAGGCCTATGTGTTTGGTAGCAATCATGCTGACGTAACAGTACAGCGTTATGGCTTTGTGTTGTGCCGTAACAATGCTCTTATTTCACGATGCCAGCGTAGGTGTAGTAGTGGGGGAATATGCTGGACTCGCCCTGCCTCACGTGTGGAGGTTGGGACAGACGGCTGGTGTAATTCACCCTGTCAGCCTCTACTCTCACCTCTGCGGGATCTGGAGGTTTTAAGCCCAAATTGTAATTCTAAATGCCTTAAGCCATTATCGAGTCCTGTCGCCAACAGCACTCCATCACCCccaccacaagcacacacacacacacacacacacacacacgcacgcacacacacacacacacacacacgcacgcacgcacgcacgcacacacacacagtcacctgtctctctcttcctctttctctctctcacagccacacacaatgTAATACAATGTAAGGAAAACAAATACAGAGGTCAAATAAATACAATAGCTATACACATGCACCATCTTAAAGAGGTAGACAGAAAAGGAGTCAGTCTCAAAAGCTAaattagattttattttatggTAAGATACATTAAACTCCTGCTTTTATTTCATGGTTAATATTCCCACAGAAACATAATGTAAACGTGATGCAAAGTGGATTGGTATGGTTCAGGAATCCCTACCTTACCCATGGGAAATAATGTCTTAAAATATTGGCACACAAGAATTACAGGCTCACAACAATAGACTAGAGGAAAATAGGTAATTTCAACCCCTGCCAGGTAGCAATTACCAGCAGGATTCATGGGGCCAGTCGATAGTCTTTGGCACTTTGTCTTAATGAAGGCACAATTTGTCCCCTGTAACTTCTTTCCTGAAGGTCGTTGATTTGTAGATCTGGAATATTTGCTTTTTAGCTTCAAATAACAAATTAACTAGGATATAGTAACCATTGGGTATGTATGAAGCACCCATTACATACCTTGGACACTTAAATGTGTGCTAGTGCAGACTATGTGTTCCATTATGAGTACTAATTCAATGACCTTTGTGCATCTAAATGTATACTTATTCGGGGCAGGGTTTAAACCAAGCACATCTAAATGTATACTTATTCGGGGCAGGGTTTAAACCAAGCACATCTAAATGTATACTTATTCGGGGCAGAGTTTAAACCAAGCACATCTAAAATtgatacaaaatgcaaaacCCCCGGACAGAAGCAAACAGAGCAATGTCTTTCATAACGGACTGGTACAGGTGTGTTAAAAGACATTAAAGGTAATGAGATCAAATCTAATGCAATGGCTGAAACAAGCCCTAACACTGAGGAGTGCCATTAATATCCGCAGGGAAGCAGCTAATTTGTGATACAATATGTGTTAATCTGCAGGGAAGCAGTTCATCTGTGATAGAAAAGGAAAGGGAACTAGAATAAAGAGGAGAAACACTATCTGTCAGCAGATGAATAGCTCAGTAGAACACAGTGCTAAATGTGTATGGACTCATGAACTACATGGTGCATTTAATGCAATGAACAGTTGCATTAATTGCATTAGTTGAATAGCTTTGTCTATTGCCATGGCATGCCATGATATACAGCCATGACAAGACCTTTTCTAGCCAGAGACCTGGATGAGACAAATAGATTTGAGATTATTCAAAATAAACCAGGAAGATAATCTACTTTTTGGCTCATCCCAGTGACCAAAAAGGACAGATTTAAATAACAAAGGTCTgagttatttttatttcacggaATATATTTAACAACTTTACTCATGATCTGTGTTTGCAATGTTATTGGTCCTGGAGGTAGATCCTGGTTCCTAGAATTTGAAGTTCCTGAATCTGGCAAGTTGTGGAACTGAAGCAAGACTCAGGGCCTGAGGAAGGCAATAGCAGGTCATGCGGTATGACTCATAAATACCGCTGCTAGGTAGGCACGACATGGAGGGCATGACTATGGAACTGCTACTAAGCCAAGGCAAGCACACCACtactaaaactagatgtaccgcagagcggtacaaaatatgaccgccgcccagtccagcacattttttccacaaaaatcacgctgaaaggcatatttgattctaactgtctcactgaattgcattatgcacactcaattctcactggtatctgctagacaacaaacaccaaaacatgattagttcatagatttcacatgtaaaatacattttatacaaccccacccccatcttgcctgttcatacttctgagaaattcttgaattgtgtgcatgtgtgcgtgtacatgtttatgtttatgtgtgtgtgtgtgtgtgtgtgtgtgtgtgtgtgttgcgcgtgtgcgtgcgcgtgcatgtgctcgtgtgtttgcctgtgtatgtgcctgtgtgtgtgcatatcaaaaaacatatcaatggaactggttacagatgcatttcaaaacttaagaatcatccagtaagcagtattggagccattatctgcaagtggaaggaacatcactgcatcatcaatcggccatgcacaggatctcctcacaagatttctgaccaggaagtcagaagtgtagcctaagagccaaggaccacttgaagaaagctccagaaagacttggaggcagcaggttcaattgttacagagaaaatcattgGCAATGCACTCCAGctccatggcctctatgcacgcacaccccgcatgactctattactgaagaaaaacatgtcgaaactcgttgaaagtttgctacacaacatttggacaagcctattaaatactgagagaatgtattctggtcaggcgaGAGAAAATGTtaactttttggatgtcatacttcacaccatatttggaggagaaatggcactgtgcatcaccctaaaaataccataccaacaatgAGTTTTGGAGGTGGAAGCATCaaggtgtggggctgtttttcatctcatagtactggcagacttcacaCAGTTGAAGGAGCGATTTTTCCTGGGAGAATCTTGCACCAGGACGATGAgtatgagacatggctagaccttccagcaggacaatgatccaaagcattcagcaaaggaaactctcaattggtttcagagaaaggaaatcaaggccctgacttgtAATCCAATTGTTGAAAAATTTTGAAAGttacctaaagatcaggatttacaagagggacccctggaatcttcaatattaaaagactatctgtttaaaagaatgagccaaaatcacacctgaatactgcaACTGATTAGTTtagtcatacaggaaatgtgttgaagctctcattacaaataatggcttttccacaaagtatttaagaaatttcagtatgCGTGTTCAATATTTTTTACCTGTGGCATTCcatttttttactcataactctacttatggacattaatgtttggaatttttatatgtgtggattacctaagttaatactaatgtctggtgaaaatttcatgcaaatagcctcactggaagtacacttactgaaaaaaatgttgacgtgttcaatacttgaATTGattgattactgtgaatgtatgtgtgtgcgtgtgtatctgtttatgcacgtgtgtatctgtttatgcatatggaatgggtttacatgacccctggaggcaaacatacgcaacaattggtcatcctaggccctacagttctcaagatattcacagaaaactgttggtgtacggtcactaaatgtacacataaattaatttattgtatggccccccatcaacgaaagtccacgaaacttggtatgcattcggagggtgtcataatgatcctacactttcaatttcgtgcagttttgaccatgtcagccagagatattgtgattaaaacacctaattttttgctttttaattttaaactaggtggcgctatacatgaaataagtggtaatgggatgggttgacatggccccttaagaccaacatacaaaaaaaaggtggtcctcctaggccctctggttctcgagatattcacagaaaactgtgtccggccacctacaggccagttggtgtacagtaacataaattaatttattgtatggcccccatgaacggaattccacgaaacttggcgtgcattcagagggtgtcgtAATGATCCTGTACTTCCAATTTAGTGcaattttgaccatgttaggtcacagatacctgcgattacaacacctcatttttacttttttgtttttaactaggtggtgctatataTGAAATGactggttatggaatgggttgacatggccccttaagattaACATAcgaaaaaaaggtggtcctcctaaaccctacggttctcgagatattcacagaaaactgtgtctgccctaccctccttttgggggtccagtccagcgggggggctacagattaaaacaaaaaatgatggttccatgctatccatgtggggctacatgcccaccaagtttcgtgtaccccggtctttcagtgtcccgggaatccttgacggaaaagtggccatgcgaaaaagaaaaaagaaaatctgaaaatctgactaaacctatatcttcgctgcgcggcggtcataataagccCACTTATACAGTCAGTCAACTGAAAATCTGACTAAAGAAATCTCACTAAATCTCTAAATTAGGTGATAATTGGGTGATAACTATGATAATGATTAAATTGGGTGataattatgattatgatgaataGCTATGAACTTTATTGTAAAATCTTTCTATCTTTGAAATAATACATCTGCTACAGCTGTGGTTCATGAACATTTAATCAGTTATAAACAATACACGATATCCACTACATAGACtactttaaataaaatacagttaCATAAGTAATTGCATGATTTTTCACAAGGAATGTTAATTATTGAAGACCTCATCATTTTAAACGTCAACTGTCGTCAGTCTGCTGGACTGGGGAGATCTCTAAGATATTTATGATGGATTTAATGTACAATTCTGAATAATACATTGCGATGCCTAAAATATGCCTGGGCGACCCTGTTGAGGACAGGCACTGCTTTGGTCCCCTGATCTCGTCTGAAGTATCAGAGTAAAAGCCAATTTATTGGGTTTATGGGCTGGGATCCCCGGTCACATGATACCTCAGAATTGAGTGACTGTGATGGGTCACTAATAGAACTCTCAgggctctctttttctctgcctttcactcatgatctttctctctctcacacacactctctctgacacacacacacacacacactacattactACATGCACACTACTCACcagtacctacacacacacacacacacacacacacacacacacacacacacatcacaggacACATTTTTATTCTGCTAGCTATGCCTCAAGGGCCACAGATCTGGCTTTGGCCTGCTGACGCCCCTGCTCTGTCTGCTTTCATTTGTCCAGTCagacggccacacacacagacacacacacagacacacacatacacacacacactcacacagacacacacacatacacacacacacacacatgagagagagacagagagagagtgagcgtcCATCCACTCATCTCGGCTAGTGTCCAGAGACTTAAGGGCCCCCGTCGCATGAGCAGGGCACTCATGCTGCCTGACATCATTATCCATGTCCAAGGTGCTTCCTGGCAAATGCTGTAGCCACTTGAGCCATCGGCTAGAGTAACGACATCGGTCATCTGGAGTGGCACCATAGCACGACCTCTGTGGCCTAAACACACATGGCGTAAGGCGCTCAGTAAGTGAGACTGAGACAGTTCAGCTCGTGGCCAGTGTCTCCGAGCGCTGCTGGGTTCAGCTCCTGCTTGCTCAAGGGCTCTTGTTATGACATATTGCCTGAGCAAGCTGCTCTATGGGCTTGAAGTCTTCACACAGAGAACATGACAAGAGATGCTAGGAGAGCCAGATCCCAATCTCCAGAAAGTGGACGGCGTAGAGGTATAATCCTCACCAAGGGAAACCAGAAAGGTTAAAGGTTAACGCTTTTGTGCCCACTTCAgacgtatttgtttcgcaacgtgtgtgtaaaattgttgcgaggtatgtacaaacaggccgcaatgatgtaaaagcgcaaactgcttATTGcaggagctgaaaatggcaaattgcgtttttcgtgtcatgcatatgcag
Encoded proteins:
- the drd2b gene encoding dopamine receptor D2b, producing the protein MDFLTEYAYNDTYYDNGTVNGTACQPKHPYNYYAMLLTLLIFVIVFGNVLVCMAVSKEKALQTTTNYLIVSLAVADLLVATLVMPWVVYLEVVGEWRFSKVHCDIFVTLDVMMCTASILNLCAISIDRYTAVAMPMLYNTKYSSRRRVTLMISVVWVLSFAISCPLLFGLNNTATRDGAVCEIANPAFVVYSSIMSFYVPFIITLLVYVQIYVVLRKRRKRVNTKRGCQATDIDPHATPKDKCTHPEDVKLCTVIVKTNGTIPSNNNKGLLVKDVALHGSELEMDLMVSTSPPERKKTLYPETGQLRPSAVNADGPSQVERQVNGDEKNGHTKEGQSPTAGKALETQALPNGKTRTAVSKAQSKKKMSQHKEKKATKMLAIVLGVFIICWLPFFITHILKTHCTSCVVPMEMYNAFTWLGYVNSAINPIIYTTFNIEFRKAFLKILHC